The Oscarella lobularis chromosome 12, ooOscLobu1.1, whole genome shotgun sequence genome window below encodes:
- the LOC136194251 gene encoding uncharacterized protein, producing MLLKLFFLVLSLNSVSASSDVEGCSPKKNSTRRAPRIHHSCLTLALNPKFQPGIHRIKPSNSSSAFSTYCLADGWTLIMKVNSNSIKFTYNSTLWENSEVYNPEKVNLDNTEAKLESYYTVPFDEVLLLLKTGETLNELVLDQPAASMKDLMGTGEHHPTDLGRSAWKTLVPYSSLQYNCNREGFNCRSDWTGAYSRVRIGIIGNQENNCNSCDSWIGIGGFGHLCSPHAANNTVGNFASCSADNGDRNTFSIGYVFVR from the exons ATGCTACTgaagcttttctttctcgtccttTCTCTCAACTCAGTTTCTGCGTCAAGCGACGTTGAAG GTTGCTCGCCTAAGAAAAATTCCACCAGACGCGCTCCACGCATTCATCATTCGTGCTTGACGCTGGCATTGAATCCAAAATTCCAGCCTGGAATACACAGAATTAAGCCCTCGAACTCATCATCCGCGTTTTCT ACGTACTGTCTCGCAGACGGGTGGACTCTGATTATGAAAGTGAACAGCAATTCGATAAAATTCACATACAACAGCACTCTATGGGAAAACTCAGAAGTTTACAATCCGGAGAAGGTCAACTTGGACAACACGGAAGCCAAACTCGAATCGTATTACACAGTACCTTTTGACgaagttcttcttctattGAAAACGGGTGAAACGCTGAACGAACTGGTCTTGGATCAGCCTGCCGCTTCTATGAAAGATCTCATGGGCACAGGCGAGCATCATCCTACTGATCTTGGCCGATCAGCTTGGAAGACTCTAGTTCCATACTCTTCTCTTCAGTACAATTGTAACAGG GAAGGATTCAACTGCCGCTCAGACTGGACTGGTGCTTATAGCCGCGTGAGAATTGGGATAATTGGCAACCAAGAGAATAACTGTAATTCATGTGACTCTTGGATCGGAATTGGCGGCTTTGGCCACTTGTGCTCGCCACATGCAGCAAACAATACTGTTGGAAACTTTGCCTCATGCAGTGCAGACAACGGCGACAGAAACACATTCTCTATTGGATATGTTTTTGTTCGTTGA
- the LOC136193987 gene encoding pleckstrin homology domain-containing family F member 2-like produces MSQIYEHWGTDDAFQINHTDKSFHVFAPSLSDKNNWLSNLKKFMAKAQKGQDGKVTECMVCRKAKFSSYNGKHQCRNCGKVVCSTCSSHKVDLVVFQGKTPKPGDERLERVCNECHNSLEKKSTNTGKFINI; encoded by the exons ATGAGTCAAATCTATGAGCATTGGG GTACTGATGATGCTTTTCAAATTAATCACACCGATAAATCGTTTCACGTTTTCGCGCCGAGTTTGAGCGACAAGAACAATTGGCTatcgaatttgaaaaaattcatggCAAAAGCGCAAAAAGGCCAAG ACGGAAAAGTCACGGAATGCATGGTCTgtcgaaaagcgaaattCTCATCATACAATGGAAAG CATCAGTGTCGTAATTGTGGCAAAGTTGTCTGCTCCACGTGTTCGAGTCACAAAGTCGATCTTGTTGTCTTTCAAGGCAAGACGCCGAAACCGGGTGATGAACGTCTTGAACGTGTCTGCAACGAATGCCACAACTCGctcgagaaaaaatcaacaaacACAGGCAAATtcataaatatataa